The Serratia rhizosphaerae genome has a segment encoding these proteins:
- a CDS encoding helix-turn-helix transcriptional regulator yields the protein MDSSHKSNESYFKSLITMMEHLSEPWGIKDQLSRHLYMNRAAYLYTNTPLNFDVAGKYDHEFPADWADSAADFIEHDKMTEAARDRVTVIETHYWYGKDSLTPFISEKLPVYNDDKQVIGVIWNAKPMNSLSPLKYINQQKPSILTTEVNNEQFTRAEFDVIFLMLQRFTVKEIAKIYNVSNKTIENRIYNIYQKANVHTQQQFEEYCKYANLDNYIPDRLITKGIQFI from the coding sequence ATGGATTCCTCGCATAAAAGTAATGAATCTTATTTTAAGTCCCTCATTACCATGATGGAGCACCTGAGCGAACCCTGGGGCATCAAAGATCAGCTGTCCCGCCACCTTTATATGAACCGTGCCGCTTATCTCTATACCAATACGCCGCTGAACTTCGACGTCGCCGGCAAATATGACCACGAATTCCCCGCCGACTGGGCCGACTCTGCCGCCGACTTCATCGAGCACGACAAAATGACCGAAGCGGCGCGCGATCGGGTTACGGTCATCGAAACGCACTACTGGTACGGTAAAGACAGCCTGACGCCGTTTATCAGCGAAAAGCTGCCGGTCTATAACGACGACAAACAGGTCATTGGCGTAATCTGGAACGCCAAACCGATGAACAGCCTGTCGCCGCTGAAATACATCAATCAGCAAAAGCCCAGCATCTTGACCACCGAGGTCAATAATGAGCAGTTCACCCGCGCCGAGTTCGATGTCATTTTCCTTATGCTGCAAAGGTTTACGGTGAAAGAGATCGCCAAAATCTATAACGTCAGCAATAAAACCATCGAAAACCGTATTTACAACATTTACCAGAAAGCCAACGTGCATACTCAGCAGCAATTCGAAGAGTATTGCAAATACGCTAATCTGGATAATTACATTCCCGACCGCCTGATAACCAAGGGCATTCAGTTTATCTGA
- a CDS encoding GNAT family N-acetyltransferase, with translation MNINITDKPNPQDEAFVIDSLWAHNHKTQPVDIHPLFLTVTDDNQQIVGGLVARTWWGGLEVQYLWVGDRCRNSGYGRQLMQLAEEEARKRGCHMAYVDTFDFQARGFYEKLGYQVYGELGDYAHRHTRHYLAKNL, from the coding sequence ATGAATATCAACATCACCGACAAACCTAACCCGCAGGATGAAGCATTCGTTATAGACAGCCTGTGGGCGCACAACCATAAAACACAGCCCGTAGATATTCACCCGCTGTTTCTGACCGTCACCGACGACAATCAGCAAATCGTCGGCGGCCTGGTGGCACGCACCTGGTGGGGCGGCCTGGAAGTGCAATATTTGTGGGTCGGCGATCGGTGCCGCAATAGCGGCTACGGCCGCCAACTGATGCAGTTGGCCGAAGAAGAAGCCCGTAAGCGCGGCTGCCATATGGCTTATGTCGACACCTTCGATTTCCAGGCCAGAGGCTTCTACGAAAAACTGGGCTACCAGGTCTACGGTGAGCTGGGCGATTACGCGCATCGCCATACCCGTCATTATCTGGCGAAAAATCTGTAA
- a CDS encoding alpha/beta fold hydrolase → MTDELKHEIARVNGIRLHYVRGGTGEPVLLVHGWPQTWYEWRRVIPRLIAAGHEVIAVDMRGSGDSDKPATGYDSNTVAGDLHALVTHLGFERIRVVAHDNGARVAYAYAANYRHQVKSLVFLESKILGIESEDDAEKEYWHFGFHQAPDLAQLLVTGREREYLNYFFTTYAYNPRAITESDLDEFVRCYSAAGGLRAGFEFYKAFPESARQSRELAARKLDIPVMAWGGSHCMGDISFRSMQQVAHHVEGGVIPECGHWIAEEKPEFIATEILNFHRKHS, encoded by the coding sequence ATGACTGATGAGTTAAAACACGAAATAGCCCGGGTTAATGGCATAAGGCTGCACTACGTACGGGGCGGGACAGGAGAGCCGGTGCTGCTAGTTCACGGCTGGCCGCAGACCTGGTATGAGTGGCGCCGGGTTATCCCCCGGCTGATCGCCGCAGGACATGAAGTGATCGCCGTCGATATGCGCGGTTCGGGGGATTCAGACAAACCGGCAACGGGCTACGACAGCAACACGGTTGCCGGGGATCTGCATGCGTTAGTCACCCATCTTGGTTTTGAGCGCATCCGGGTTGTCGCACATGATAATGGCGCGCGCGTGGCCTATGCCTATGCGGCGAACTATAGACATCAGGTAAAAAGCCTGGTGTTCCTGGAAAGCAAAATCCTGGGGATTGAAAGCGAGGATGATGCTGAAAAAGAGTACTGGCATTTTGGCTTCCATCAGGCTCCGGATTTGGCGCAGCTGCTGGTAACCGGGCGCGAACGTGAATACCTGAACTACTTTTTCACCACCTATGCTTATAACCCCCGCGCTATCACCGAATCAGACCTTGATGAGTTTGTCAGGTGCTATTCAGCCGCGGGCGGCCTGAGGGCCGGCTTCGAGTTTTATAAGGCGTTTCCCGAATCAGCCCGTCAGAGCCGGGAACTGGCGGCCCGCAAGCTCGATATTCCGGTTATGGCCTGGGGCGGGTCGCACTGTATGGGCGACATCAGTTTTCGCAGCATGCAACAGGTCGCCCATCATGTTGAAGGCGGAGTGATACCGGAATGCGGGCACTGGATAGCCGAAGAAAAACCCGAGTTTATCGCCACCGAGATACTTAACTTCCACAGGAAACATTCCTGA
- a CDS encoding TetR/AcrR family transcriptional regulator, translated as MARGRPRTFDREAAVEQAMLIFWTKGFTNTSLSDLTAALKINPPSFYAAFGSKEALYRDVLERYHADVGEKLWGGLLCNGSAQHAVETLLRNTARYLTRKTAPQGCLLSLSGMEGGLPDSLSHELRHRRHEMFVRLKNCLRLAQEKHEIAESADCEAVARFYFTVQQGMVTRARDGETKAQLDTTAESAMMLWPALTGFQT; from the coding sequence ATGGCTCGTGGCAGACCGCGTACATTTGACAGGGAAGCGGCCGTTGAGCAGGCGATGCTGATTTTCTGGACGAAAGGATTTACCAATACTTCACTGAGCGATCTGACAGCGGCGCTGAAGATTAATCCGCCCAGCTTTTATGCCGCGTTCGGTTCCAAAGAGGCGCTGTATCGCGATGTGCTTGAGCGCTATCACGCCGACGTTGGCGAGAAATTGTGGGGAGGGCTGTTGTGTAACGGAAGTGCCCAGCATGCGGTTGAAACATTATTGCGGAATACGGCGCGCTATCTGACCAGAAAAACCGCCCCGCAGGGTTGCCTGCTCTCGCTGTCGGGCATGGAGGGCGGCCTGCCGGACAGCTTGAGCCATGAGCTAAGGCACCGTCGTCATGAGATGTTTGTTCGGCTGAAAAACTGCCTGCGGCTTGCCCAGGAAAAACATGAGATTGCAGAGTCTGCGGATTGCGAGGCCGTTGCCAGATTTTATTTTACGGTTCAGCAGGGAATGGTGACCCGGGCCCGTGACGGGGAAACGAAGGCCCAACTGGATACTACGGCTGAATCGGCGATGATGCTCTGGCCGGCGTTGACCGGTTTCCAGACGTAG
- a CDS encoding glycosyltransferase family 2 protein, with protein MEKISVCILTFNSSRLLREVLSPLIGIADELIVVDSGSTDKTLPICQSLGIKPIYHRFETHGRQMNFAISQSHNDWVLCLDSDEIIDSDTMDFIAKFKAQESPTPQNAYRIKRNWFVLGHSVRTIYPVSSPDYPVRLFNRTLVSFNDAPVDDAAEGYTRTSIMPGSVNHDTFYSLHEIFNKLNGYTTRVVKYKYIKPSIFRGAVSAIGAFFKWYVLSGAWKDGKIGIVTGFYAVAYSFLKYFKSWYAKDENVKNKQK; from the coding sequence ATGGAAAAAATATCTGTCTGTATCTTAACCTTTAATTCCTCTCGCCTATTACGTGAGGTGCTTTCTCCACTCATAGGCATTGCAGATGAGTTGATTGTCGTCGACTCGGGGAGTACTGATAAGACACTCCCCATTTGTCAAAGCCTTGGAATAAAACCTATTTATCATCGCTTCGAAACCCATGGGCGACAAATGAACTTTGCCATTTCCCAATCTCATAATGACTGGGTACTGTGCCTGGACAGTGATGAAATTATTGACTCCGACACCATGGATTTCATTGCTAAATTTAAAGCACAAGAAAGTCCAACCCCACAAAATGCCTATAGAATCAAGAGAAATTGGTTTGTACTGGGGCATTCAGTCAGAACGATTTATCCTGTTTCCTCACCGGATTACCCCGTTCGCCTTTTCAACAGAACGTTGGTTAGCTTCAATGATGCCCCGGTAGACGATGCCGCTGAAGGTTATACCCGTACATCGATCATGCCAGGGAGTGTTAATCACGATACCTTTTACTCGCTCCATGAAATATTCAACAAACTTAATGGCTATACGACCCGTGTGGTAAAATATAAATATATTAAACCATCAATTTTCCGGGGCGCAGTTAGCGCAATCGGAGCATTTTTTAAATGGTACGTGCTGAGCGGAGCATGGAAAGACGGAAAAATCGGTATCGTCACCGGATTTTATGCCGTTGCATATAGTTTTCTAAAGTATTTTAAATCTTGGTATGCAAAAGATGAAAACGTTAAAAACAAACAGAAATAA
- the lptG gene encoding LPS export ABC transporter permease LptG has protein sequence MTIFSRYLIRNVLIGFAAAAGLLIPLFTTFTLINELEDVTPGGYRWTQALLVTVMTLPRSLVDLGPFIALLGGIVGLGQLSKSLELTAIRSAGLSIFRIALVMLAAGLLMNLSLGAIDEWAASPLQQRALQLKNNALAQSNDNDVAVNPLWARRGDEFVTVKTVDENDQPHDIEIFRYRADRSLESYLYAESASTAADGSWLLHNVMRKSWQGRKETLQRRDSLPWQSLFSVPSLKELTLPAGSFSLRQLDRYIDYLHSSGQPSIEYRLALWKKLGQPLLVLAMILLAIPFTFIAPRAPGLGNRLAIGAIVGLLTYITYQIVLNLGLLFSFNAPFTALAPPLLILLLALTLVYRFDRQG, from the coding sequence ATGACTATTTTTAGCCGTTACCTGATCCGCAACGTGCTCATTGGCTTTGCCGCTGCGGCCGGCCTGCTCATCCCGCTGTTCACCACCTTTACGCTGATTAACGAACTCGAGGACGTCACCCCAGGCGGCTACCGCTGGACGCAAGCGCTGCTGGTCACCGTGATGACCCTGCCGCGCAGCCTGGTCGATCTGGGGCCGTTTATCGCGCTGCTCGGCGGTATCGTCGGGTTGGGCCAGCTTTCCAAAAGCCTGGAGCTGACGGCGATCCGCTCCGCCGGCTTGTCGATATTCCGCATCGCGCTGGTGATGCTCGCCGCCGGGCTGCTGATGAACCTTTCGCTCGGCGCGATCGATGAGTGGGCCGCCTCCCCGCTGCAGCAACGCGCGCTGCAGCTGAAGAACAACGCCCTGGCGCAATCGAACGATAACGACGTTGCCGTCAACCCGCTGTGGGCGCGGCGCGGCGACGAGTTTGTAACGGTCAAAACCGTCGATGAAAATGACCAGCCCCACGACATTGAAATCTTTCGTTACCGCGCCGATCGTTCGCTAGAATCTTACCTCTACGCGGAGAGCGCCAGCACCGCCGCCGACGGCAGTTGGCTGCTGCACAACGTGATGCGGAAAAGCTGGCAAGGCAGAAAAGAGACGCTTCAACGGCGAGACAGCCTGCCCTGGCAATCGCTGTTCTCCGTGCCGAGCCTGAAGGAGCTGACCCTGCCGGCCGGCAGTTTCTCGCTTCGCCAACTGGATCGCTACATCGATTACCTGCACAGTTCAGGGCAGCCCAGCATTGAATATCGCCTCGCGCTGTGGAAAAAACTCGGGCAGCCCCTGCTGGTGCTGGCCATGATTTTACTGGCTATCCCGTTTACCTTCATTGCCCCGCGCGCACCCGGCCTGGGCAACCGCCTAGCCATCGGCGCGATCGTGGGGTTGCTCACCTATATCACTTATCAGATCGTCCTCAACCTGGGCTTGCTGTTCTCTTTCAACGCTCCCTTCACCGCCCTCGCCCCGCCGCTGCTGATCCTGCTGCTGGCGTTGACGCTGGTTTACCGCTTCGATCGGCAAGGTTAG
- the lptF gene encoding LPS export ABC transporter permease LptF, with protein MPLIERYIMVEIRRLVVMIAGFLIFMFASYSAQRYLTDAANGTLALRVVADVVFYKSLIALEMILPVALYVSVAVALSQLYSDAEITAIQAAGASPLRLYKAVLILAVPLAIGVTLLSLYGRPWAYANIYQLQHQSQSVLDVSHLQADKFNVSGNGRMILAGHIDKTANHLTDALIYVRAAHHTNLYRAQSVEVFDASAASPAVRLKTGTAYVLDREGADDNGQNYDNFDIALKPFVPSAESRHKSASLASLSRSADPADAAELQWRESRGLTTVLMVLLAIPFSRTKPRQGRYAVLLPLTILFTVIFYGGNICRTLVANGTLPLIPGVWLAPIAMAIGVALLLTRDLSPLRKTSR; from the coding sequence ATGCCTTTGATTGAACGCTACATCATGGTTGAGATCCGCCGCCTGGTGGTGATGATCGCCGGGTTTCTCATCTTCATGTTCGCCAGCTACTCCGCTCAACGCTACCTTACCGACGCCGCCAACGGCACCCTGGCGCTGCGGGTAGTCGCCGACGTGGTTTTCTATAAATCGCTGATTGCGCTGGAGATGATATTGCCCGTTGCGCTGTACGTTTCGGTGGCGGTCGCGCTGAGCCAGCTCTATAGCGATGCGGAGATCACCGCCATCCAGGCCGCCGGCGCCAGCCCGCTGCGACTGTACAAGGCGGTGCTGATACTCGCCGTTCCGCTGGCGATAGGCGTCACGCTGCTTTCCCTGTATGGCCGGCCCTGGGCGTACGCCAATATTTATCAGTTGCAGCATCAATCGCAGTCGGTGCTGGACGTGAGCCACCTGCAGGCCGACAAGTTTAACGTGAGCGGCAACGGCCGCATGATCCTCGCCGGGCACATCGACAAAACGGCCAATCATCTGACGGACGCCCTGATTTATGTCCGCGCCGCCCATCATACCAATCTGTACCGCGCGCAGTCGGTTGAGGTGTTCGACGCCTCAGCCGCCAGCCCCGCCGTGCGGCTGAAGACCGGCACCGCCTATGTGTTGGATCGCGAAGGCGCCGACGACAACGGGCAGAATTACGACAACTTTGACATCGCGCTGAAGCCGTTCGTGCCCAGCGCCGAGTCCCGGCACAAATCGGCTTCGCTGGCGAGCTTGTCACGCTCCGCCGATCCGGCCGACGCGGCGGAACTGCAGTGGCGCGAGAGCCGCGGCCTGACCACCGTGCTGATGGTGCTGCTGGCGATCCCCTTCAGCCGCACCAAGCCGCGGCAAGGCCGCTACGCCGTGCTGCTGCCCCTCACAATTCTGTTTACCGTGATTTTCTATGGCGGCAACATTTGCCGCACGCTGGTGGCGAACGGCACTCTGCCGCTTATTCCCGGCGTCTGGCTGGCGCCGATCGCGATGGCGATCGGCGTTGCCCTGCTGCTCACCCGCGACTTATCCCCACTGCGGAAAACCTCCCGATGA
- a CDS encoding YtfJ family protein yields MSLRRWLIMPLLLSPLLASAHNFIHGAPVARVNIADRGELLLRDGDFLYRPWNSAELAGKVRVMQYIAGRTSAKKKNSLLIAAVKEANLPGDRFQPTTIVNTDDAIPSSGFFVRGKIEKNKRHYPWAQFIIDSDGQGRRAWRLPEKSSSIVVLDNAGRVQWAKDGALTPQEVDQVIALLRVLIERSQS; encoded by the coding sequence ATGAGCTTACGTCGATGGCTGATAATGCCACTGCTGCTGTCTCCGCTGCTGGCGTCAGCACATAATTTCATTCATGGCGCACCGGTCGCGCGGGTCAACATCGCCGATCGCGGCGAACTGCTGCTGCGCGATGGCGATTTCCTCTACCGGCCGTGGAACAGCGCGGAGCTGGCCGGCAAGGTGCGCGTCATGCAGTATATCGCCGGACGCACCTCCGCCAAAAAGAAAAACTCGCTGCTGATCGCCGCCGTCAAGGAAGCCAACCTGCCGGGCGATCGCTTTCAGCCCACCACCATCGTCAACACCGACGACGCGATCCCCAGTTCCGGCTTTTTCGTGCGCGGTAAAATAGAGAAAAATAAACGTCACTACCCCTGGGCGCAGTTTATCATCGATAGCGACGGACAGGGGCGCAGGGCCTGGCGGCTGCCGGAAAAAAGCTCCTCCATCGTAGTGCTGGACAACGCCGGGCGCGTGCAGTGGGCGAAAGACGGCGCGCTCACCCCGCAAGAAGTTGACCAGGTGATCGCCCTGCTGCGCGTTCTGATCGAGCGGAGCCAGTCATGA
- a CDS encoding lipopolysaccharide biosynthesis protein: MKRWFSDGAFRSILRNAAYLGSGSVASALLGLLALSCAGKGMSPEMFGVLVVIQAYTKAVSDFIKFQTWQFVVQFGTPALEHQNARRFRDVVAFSFGLDIASGIIAVLGGMIMLPLLSHALGLDSESFWLAMLYCTLIPSMTSSTPTGVLRAFNRFDLIAVQQAIKPFLQAVGSVISYYFELGFPGFVVTWYASNLIGGTLFWWFTARELRRRNIHGALRPRLFNVARRIEGAWNFVWTTNIAHTIWAARNSCTTVLVGVVLGPAAAGLFKIAMTFFDATGTPAKLLEKSFYPEIMRLDPRTKKPWLLGLRSSLLAGGIGLAVVVLMLLVGKPLISAVFGQQYLAAYDLIQIMLGAIIVSMMGFPQESLLFMAGKQRAFLIAQAFASASYIALLVSMSYAFGVQGAAFAYLLGQCLDVLLSLIPTIGAYRNRFMLGLNVPKESNQ; this comes from the coding sequence ATGAAGCGATGGTTTTCCGATGGTGCGTTTCGCTCTATTTTACGTAATGCCGCCTATTTAGGCTCCGGCAGCGTGGCCAGCGCCTTGCTGGGACTGCTGGCGCTCTCCTGCGCCGGTAAAGGCATGTCGCCTGAAATGTTCGGCGTGCTGGTGGTGATTCAGGCCTATACCAAGGCAGTCAGCGATTTCATCAAATTCCAGACTTGGCAATTCGTGGTGCAGTTCGGCACCCCGGCCCTGGAGCATCAGAACGCCCGGCGTTTCCGCGACGTTGTCGCCTTCTCTTTCGGCCTGGATATCGCCAGCGGCATCATCGCCGTACTGGGCGGCATGATCATGCTGCCGCTTTTATCCCATGCTCTGGGGCTGGACAGCGAAAGCTTCTGGCTCGCCATGCTGTACTGCACCCTGATCCCATCGATGACCTCCTCCACGCCGACCGGCGTGCTGCGCGCCTTCAACCGCTTCGATTTAATCGCCGTCCAGCAGGCCATCAAGCCCTTCCTGCAGGCGGTAGGCAGCGTCATCTCGTATTATTTCGAACTGGGATTCCCGGGATTCGTCGTCACCTGGTACGCCTCCAACCTCATCGGCGGCACGCTGTTTTGGTGGTTCACCGCGCGCGAGCTGCGCCGCCGAAATATCCACGGCGCGCTGAGGCCGCGCCTGTTCAACGTCGCGCGCCGCATTGAGGGCGCCTGGAACTTCGTCTGGACCACCAACATTGCCCACACTATCTGGGCCGCGCGCAACTCCTGCACTACCGTGCTGGTCGGCGTGGTGCTGGGGCCGGCCGCCGCCGGGCTGTTCAAGATCGCCATGACCTTCTTCGATGCGACGGGCACCCCGGCCAAGCTGCTGGAGAAAAGCTTCTACCCTGAGATTATGCGCCTGGACCCTCGCACCAAGAAACCCTGGTTGCTGGGGCTGCGCTCCTCGCTGCTGGCCGGCGGCATCGGCCTCGCCGTCGTGGTGTTGATGCTGCTGGTCGGCAAACCACTTATTTCCGCAGTGTTCGGGCAGCAATACCTGGCAGCCTACGATCTCATTCAGATCATGCTGGGCGCGATCATCGTCTCCATGATGGGTTTCCCGCAGGAATCCTTACTGTTTATGGCGGGCAAACAACGTGCTTTTCTCATCGCGCAGGCGTTCGCTTCGGCGTCCTACATTGCCTTGTTGGTAAGTATGTCATACGCCTTCGGCGTGCAGGGCGCCGCCTTCGCTTATTTACTGGGGCAATGTTTAGACGTTTTGTTATCCCTGATACCGACGATAGGCGCATACCGCAATCGTTTTATGTTGGGGCTGAATGTGCCCAAAGAGAGTAATCAATGA
- a CDS encoding thymidylate kinase: MSAKFPPLIAVIGSDGSGKSTVCEHLIDYVKTYGPAVRVHLGKQAGNVGRAASKLPLLGRSVGKAIESNTKKVKTTKSRLGLLPSVVIIAFVVRRLLRFRRMLAFRRQGFIVLTDRFPQAQIPGAYDGTVFPVNVDGNRIVQWLAEQERKAFQWMAGNKPDLVLKLNVSLKVACARKPDHRRSALEKKIVVTPLLTYEGAEIVDLDADRSIEEVLASAEKAIETFMAAQGYRYKRDEESAAVH, from the coding sequence ATGAGTGCAAAATTTCCGCCGCTGATTGCGGTCATCGGCAGCGACGGATCGGGTAAGTCCACCGTGTGTGAACATCTGATCGACTATGTGAAAACATACGGTCCGGCGGTCAGGGTGCATTTGGGCAAACAGGCGGGCAACGTCGGGCGTGCGGCATCGAAACTTCCTCTGTTGGGGCGCTCGGTGGGCAAGGCGATCGAGAGCAATACCAAAAAAGTCAAAACGACAAAATCCCGACTTGGCCTGCTGCCGTCCGTGGTGATCATCGCTTTCGTCGTGCGGCGGCTGTTGCGCTTTCGCCGCATGCTGGCCTTTCGCCGGCAAGGGTTTATCGTGTTGACCGACCGTTTTCCGCAGGCGCAAATTCCCGGCGCCTACGACGGCACGGTATTTCCCGTCAACGTCGACGGGAACCGCATTGTCCAATGGTTGGCGGAGCAGGAGCGGAAGGCGTTCCAATGGATGGCGGGGAACAAACCGGATTTGGTTCTCAAGTTGAATGTCAGTCTGAAGGTGGCCTGCGCGCGCAAGCCCGATCATCGTAGGTCGGCGCTGGAGAAAAAGATCGTCGTCACGCCGTTATTGACTTACGAAGGCGCCGAAATCGTGGATCTTGATGCCGATCGGTCGATCGAGGAGGTGCTGGCGTCGGCGGAAAAGGCCATTGAGACATTTATGGCGGCGCAGGGTTATCGTTACAAGCGCGATGAAGAGTCGGCGGCCGTTCACTAA
- the spt gene encoding serine palmitoyltransferase, whose product MGLYDRFSRLANDREQFQAAGLNPFGTCIDEVYSATQGRIDAQKIILAGTNNYLGLTFDAQAIAAGQAALSALGTGTTGSRMANGSYGTHLALEQELAEFFDRPSAIVFSTGYTTNLGIISTLAGPGSVVLIDADSHASIYDACALGGAEIIRFRHNDAGDLERRMVRLGERAREAIIIVEGIYSMLGDVAPLAEIVDIKQRLGGYLLVDEAHSFGVMGEHGRGLAEALGVEKNVDIILGTFSKSLASIGGFAVGGKEMDVLRYSSRPYIFTASPSPSSIASVRTALQKIARHPELREKLWSNAHRLYQGLAELGYTLGPRISPVVPVMIGSKEEGLRFWRELIAHGVYVNLVLPPAAPAGVTLLRCSVNAAHSDEEIDAIIRAFAALKK is encoded by the coding sequence ATGGGACTTTATGATCGGTTTTCACGGCTCGCCAACGATCGTGAACAATTTCAAGCGGCCGGCCTGAATCCGTTCGGCACCTGTATCGACGAGGTCTATTCCGCGACCCAAGGGCGCATCGACGCTCAAAAGATCATCCTCGCCGGCACCAATAACTATCTCGGCCTGACGTTCGATGCACAGGCGATCGCCGCTGGCCAGGCCGCCCTGAGCGCACTCGGCACCGGTACCACGGGCTCACGCATGGCGAACGGCAGCTACGGCACTCATCTGGCTCTGGAACAGGAGCTGGCGGAATTCTTCGATCGTCCCAGCGCCATCGTTTTTTCTACCGGCTATACCACCAACCTGGGCATTATCAGCACGCTGGCGGGGCCGGGCTCCGTGGTGCTGATCGATGCGGACAGCCACGCGAGCATTTACGACGCCTGCGCCCTCGGCGGCGCGGAGATTATTCGCTTCCGTCACAATGACGCCGGCGATTTGGAACGCCGCATGGTGCGCCTCGGCGAGCGCGCCCGCGAGGCGATCATTATCGTTGAAGGCATCTACAGCATGCTGGGCGATGTCGCGCCCTTGGCGGAAATCGTCGACATCAAACAGCGGCTGGGCGGTTATCTGCTGGTCGACGAGGCCCACTCCTTCGGCGTGATGGGCGAGCACGGCCGCGGCCTGGCCGAGGCGCTGGGCGTAGAGAAAAACGTGGATATTATTCTGGGCACCTTCAGTAAGAGCCTGGCCTCGATCGGCGGTTTCGCCGTCGGCGGCAAGGAGATGGATGTGCTGCGTTACAGCAGCCGGCCGTATATCTTTACCGCGTCACCGTCGCCGTCCAGTATTGCGTCGGTGCGTACGGCGCTGCAAAAAATCGCCCGCCACCCCGAACTGCGGGAAAAACTGTGGAGCAACGCGCACCGTCTGTATCAGGGGCTTGCCGAGCTGGGGTATACGCTGGGGCCGCGCATCAGCCCGGTGGTGCCGGTGATGATCGGCTCTAAAGAAGAGGGCCTGCGCTTCTGGCGTGAGCTGATCGCCCACGGCGTGTATGTCAATCTGGTGCTGCCGCCGGCCGCGCCGGCGGGCGTCACCCTGTTACGGTGCAGCGTCAATGCCGCGCACAGCGACGAAGAGATCGATGCGATCATCCGCGCCTTTGCGGCGCTGAAAAAGTAG
- a CDS encoding acyl carrier protein — protein MLNRDAVMDYILTCLQGIVEGGLEIKPDSDLVNDLGLESIRVLDLLMMLEDKLDISIPINILLDVRTPEQLLDALRPYLEKSHGTL, from the coding sequence ATGCTAAATCGCGATGCTGTAATGGATTATATCCTGACGTGTTTGCAAGGTATCGTCGAAGGCGGATTGGAAATAAAACCTGATAGCGATCTCGTCAATGATCTTGGCCTGGAATCCATCAGAGTATTGGATCTGCTGATGATGCTGGAAGATAAATTAGATATCTCCATTCCTATCAATATATTGCTTGATGTCAGAACGCCGGAGCAATTGCTTGACGCGCTGCGCCCTTATCTGGAGAAAAGCCATGGGACTTTATGA